The Dysidea avara chromosome 13, odDysAvar1.4, whole genome shotgun sequence genome includes a region encoding these proteins:
- the LOC136242239 gene encoding uncharacterized protein yields MEPFNIETFVEEPTLRVVKSLKKAELVSVAQHYKLEVGSTMKKSQIKQLVIDYLVEEEIVSEEEVEPPMVSGTDQNSLELWRLELQDKERERESQLKLKELEIREKELSIQLRMKELEAPPATTPRPTNPSQFDISKHIRFVPPFQEKGVDKYFLHYEKIATSLEWPRETWTLLLRSGLTGKASKVYSALSVEQSSRYDSVKSAILKAYELVPEAYRQQFRNSRKEDSQTFTEFAREKEVQCDRWCASKEVNHDFNKLRQLILLEEFKSCVSAHIKTYLDERNAESLHQAAVLAEDYSLTHKGTFSKDAQSGAGSKGNHSGGASSSASGMSSNDTRQLDGLRSSKYNVPVCFYCKKKGHVMAKCWKREKKTARPNSLAVPHHVQPKSDSRLVPLSLHEQFNPFVSKGSVSLSNEGVQVPITILRDTGAIQSLIVEGTLPLSKETATGATMFIQGVGLAPVSVPLHTVFLRCDLVTGPVVVGTRPSLPVQRISLLLGNDLAGSRVTSDLSVISDPELTTDVDKSTPTIPGLFPACAVTRAAARRAALQPSDTAQSDVASSSQQVSGGVMSSDTGDGKNTVCANDDLVSAEATMCSGEQLIVAQENDVELRPLMNDAVGEEEMYKYANCFYRKSGVLMRKWRPPDIPANEEWQILHQIVLPQKFRGEVLSLAHASPMAGHLGVNKTYCKILAHFYWPKLKRDVAQFCRTCHVCQVVGKPNQPIPVAPLKPVPACGEPVSDILIDCVGPLPKTKSGNKFLFTIMCKSTCFPEAIPLRNIKAPKIIDALVKFFTFVGLLKSVQSDQGSNFMSGIMQQVMCQLGIKQYRSSAYHPEFQGALEHFHQTLKNMIRAYCTQYQSERDQGIHLLLFAAREAVQESLGFSPFELVFGRTVRGPLKLLKEMWLADDPPDSLLDQVSSLRYQLISATHLAQQNLKHSQCKMKTWYDKKAKSRSFKVGEKVLALLPIPQHPLQARYCGPYVVTRKVSNLDYVIDTPDRCKAQRLCHINMLKKYHGKETESVGAAACVVQEVSKTEQEMVSDELVDGSLRFSNSETMCNMENDLKHLPTAEREEMVALITEFSDLFSDVPGRTNCVHHHVDIGNAAPIK; encoded by the coding sequence ATGGAGCCTTTCAATATTGAAACTTTTGTGGAGGAACCGACCCTGAGAGTTGTCAAGTCGTTGAAGAAGGCCGAGTTAGTATCAGTAGCCCAACATTACAAGCTGGAGGTTGGTAGTACAATGAAGAAGAGCCAAATCAAACAGTTAGTTATTGATTATTTAGTGGAAGAGGAGATAGTGTCAGAGGAGGAGGTCGAACCACCAATGGTGTCTGGCACTGATCAGAACAGTTTAGAATTGTGGAGACTTGAACTCCAGGATAAGGAAAGGGAAAGAGAGAGCCAGCTAAAGCTTAAAGAATTGGAAATTCGTGAGAAAGAACTATCTATCCAACTACGAATGAAAGAATTAGAAGCTCCTCCTGCTACCACCCCACGACCTACCAATCCTTCCCAGTTTGATATCAGTAAGCACATAAGATTTGTCCCTCCATTCCAGGAAAAGGGGGTAGATAAATATTTCTTACATTATGAGAAGATTGCTACCAGCCTGGAATGGCCACGAGAGACATGGACACTTCTACTCCGGAGTGGTTTAACAGGGAAAGCCAGCAAAGTTTATTCCGCACTGTCAGTTGAGCAGAGCTCCCGATATGACTCAGTCAAGAGTGCAATACTCAAGGCTTACGAATTAGTTCCAGAAGCTTATAGACAGCAGTTCCGGAACAGCCGCAAGGAGGACTCACAAACTTTTACAGAGTTTGCTAGGGAAAAGGAGGTGCAATGTGATCGGTGGTGTGCATCCAAGGAAGTAAATCATGACTTCAACAAACTTCGTCAACTTATTTTACTTGAGGAGTTCAAATCCTGTGTATCCGCCCACATAAAAACTTATCTTGATGAACGGAATGCAGAAAGTCTTCACCAAGCTGCTGTCTTGGCAGAGGATTATTCACTGACTCATAAGGGTACCTTTTCAAAAGATGCCCAGAGTGGTGCTGGATCCAAGGGTAATCACAGTGGTGGAGCGTCAAGCTCTGCCAGTGGTATGTCTTCTAATGATACACGTCAGCTTGATGGATTGAGGTCCAGTAAGTACAATGTGCCAGTGTGCTTTTACTGCAAGAAGAAAGGCCACGTTATGGCTAAATGTTGGAAACGAGAGAAGAAGACTGCCCGGCCCAACTCATTGGCTGTACCTCATCATGTACAACCAAAGTCTGACAGCAGACTTGTGCCATTGTCTCTACATGAACAATTTAACCCCTTTGTGTCCAAGGGTTCTGTTTCACTGTCAAACGAAGGAGTACAAGTGCCAATTACAATCTTAAGAGACACAGGGGCAATTCAGAGTCTCATTGTGGAAGGTACCTTACCCTTATCCAAGGAAACAGCAACTGGAGCTACCATGTTCATCCAAGGGGTGGGACTTGCTCCTGTTAGCGTGCCGCTCCACACTGTGTTTCTTCGTTGTGATTTGGTTACTGGACCAGTTGTAGTGGGGACAAGGCCTAGCCTTCCAGTCCAGAGGATCTCCCTACTTTTAGGAAATGATTTAGCAGGCAGTAGAGTGACATCTGATTTGTCAGTGATCAGCGACCCTGAGTTGACTACAGATGTGGACAAGTCAACACCCACTATTCCAGGGCTTTTCCCGGCATGTGCAGTTACTAGGGCTGCAGCAAGACGAGCAGCTCTGCAACCCAGTGACACAGCACAATCTGACGTTGCTAGCTCTAGCCAACAGGTTTCAGGTGGTGTGATGTCAAGTGATACTGGTGATGGTAAGAACACTGTGTGTGCTAATGATGACCTTGTAAGTGCTGAAGCTACTATGTGTAGTGGGGAGCAGCTGATTGTAGCCCAGGAGAATGATGTTGAATTGCGTCCGTTAATGAATGATGCTGTTGGTGAGGAAGAAATGTATAAGTATGCCAATTGTTTTTATAGGAAGTCAGGGGTACTAATGCGGAAGTGGAGACCCCCGGACATACCAGCTAACGAGGAGTGGCAGATTCTACATCAGATTGTTCTCCCTCAGAAGTTTCGAGGGGAGGTTCTGTCTCTGGCCCATGCATCTCCCATGGCTGGACACCTAGGTGTCAACAAGACATATTGCAAGATACTTGCTCATTTCTACTGGCCAAAGCTGAAACGTGATGTCGCTCAGTTCTGCAGGACCTGTCATGTTTGTCAAGTGGTGGGCAAACCGAATCAACCAATTCCAGTGGCTCCATTGAAGCCAGTCCCTGCGTGTGGTGAGCCAGTCAGTGATATCCTTATTGATTGTGTTGGGCCCCTCCCAAAGACAAAATCGGGGAACAAATTTTTGTTTACAATAATGTGTAAGTCCACATGCTTTCCAGAAGCCATACCCCTCCGCAACATTAAGGCTCCCAAAATTATTGATGCTTTGGTGAAGTTCTTCACCTTTGTTGGCTTGCTGAAGTCAGTTCAGTCAGACCAAGGCTCAAATTTTATGTCTGGCATTATGCAGCAAGTAATGTGTCAATTAGGTATTAAGCAGTACAGGTCATCTGCCTACCACCCTGAGTTCCAAGGAGCGTTAGAACACTTTCATCAAACCTTGAAAAATATGATCAGGGCATACTGTACGCAGTATCAGAGTGAGCGGGACCAGGGTATACACTTATTGCTATTCGCAGCCAGGGAAGCGGTACAAGAATCGTTAGGGTTTAGCCCATTTGAGCTTGTTTTTGGCCGCACAGTGCGAGGCCCACTGAAGTTGTTGAAAGAGATGTGGCTTGCTGATGATCCTCCTGATAGTTTGTTAGACCAAGTCTCCAGTCTTCGTTATCAGCTGATAAGTGCAACTCACTTGGCACAACAGAATCTGAAGCATTCCCAGTGCAAAATGAAGACATGGTACGACAAGAAAGCGAAGAGCAGAAGTTTCAAGGTGGGAGAGAAAGTCTTAGCCTTACTTCCGATTCCCCAGCACCCCTTACAGGCAAGGTACTGTGGCCCTTATGTAGTTACAAGGAAGGTTAGCAATTTGGATTATGTCATTGACACACCTGATCGATGTAAGGCTCAGCGACTATGCCATATAAATATGTTAAAGAAATACCATGGCAAGGAGACAGAGAGTGTTGGTGCTGCAGCTTGTGTAGTGCAGGAAGTAAGTAAGACTGAGCAAGAGATGGTGTCTGATGAGTTGGTTGATGGTAGCTTAAGGTTCAGTAATTCAGAGACGATGTGTAACATGGAGAATGACTTAAAGCATTTACCCACAGCAGAGAGAGAGGAGATGGTGGCACTCATCACAGAATTTTCTGACCTTTTCTCAGATGTCCCAGGGAGAACAAACTGTGTTCACCATCATGTTGACATAGGGAATGCTGCCCCTATCAAGTAG